In the genome of Coturnix japonica isolate 7356 chromosome Z, Coturnix japonica 2.1, whole genome shotgun sequence, one region contains:
- the S100Z gene encoding protein S100-Z, translating into MSTPLEDAMNTFIRIFHHYSGKEGDKYKLSKRELKELLTRELTDFLSGQNDPHLVDKIMNDLDSNKDNEVDFNEFMTLVATLTVACNDFFEEQVEQGF; encoded by the exons ATGTCCACTCCACTGGAGGATGCCATGAACACCTTCATCAGGATTTTTCATCACTACTCTGGCAAAGAAGGTGACAAATACAAGCTGAGCAAAAGAGAACTCAAGGAACTCCTCACCAGAGAGCTGACTGACTTCCTTTCT ggCCAAAACGATCCTCATCTTGTTGATAAGATTATGAATGATCTGGATTCCAATAAAGACAATGAAGTggattttaatgaatttatgaCTCTGGTTGCAACTCTGACTGTGGCTTGTAATGATTTCTTTGAAGAACAGGTAGAACAAGGATTTTAA
- the F2RL1 gene encoding proteinase-activated receptor 2 produces MAVRRGLCVLLLLLSALIAAAAATERSRTSSSKGRSFAGQKVPNTNNASEESYKVDDFAAKVLTGKLTTVFLPIVYIIVFIIGLPSNALAIWVFFFRTKKKHPAVIYMVNLALADLLFVVWFPLKIAYHINGNNWLFGEGLCKVLVGFFYGNMYCSILFMTCLSVQRYWVVVNPIVHSRRKSEIALGISLAIWILILLGTIPLYLVNQTVYISDLNITTCHDVLPENILAHDMFKYFLSLAIGLFLIPALITAVAYILMIKTLNASISDISTGKKRKRAIKIIIAVLSMYLICFTPSNVLLVVHYLLLKNYNQSSLYMSYITALCLSTLNSCIDPFIYYYISKDFRDNLKNALLCQSVRTTRRMQVSLSSGRYLKKSNSYSSNSNGTTKSTY; encoded by the exons ATGGCAGTGCGCCGCGGGCTGtgcgtgctgctgctgctgctcagcgcCCTGATAGCGGCTGCCGCTGCCACCG agAGAAGTAGAACCAGCAGttcaaaaggaagaagttttgcTGGTCAGAAGGTTCCGAATACTAATAACGCCTCTGAGGAGTCATACAAAGTGGATGATTTTGCAGCAAAAGTCCTTACAGGAAAACTGACTACAGTTTTTCTTCCCATTGTCTATATCATTGTCTTTATCATTGGTTTGCCAAGCAATGCTCTGGCCATCTGggtcttttttttcagaacaaagaagaaacatcCTGCTGTGATTTATATGGTTAACTTGGCATTGGCAGACCTTCTTTTTGTTGTCTGGTTCCCACTGAAGATTGCGTACCACATAAATGGCAATAACTGGCTATTTGGGGAAGGTCTCTGCAAAGTGCTTGTTGGATTTTTTTACGGAAATATGTACTGCTCCATTCTTTTTATGACATGTCTCAGTGTGCAGAGGTATTGGGTTGTAGTGAATCCCATTGTGCACTCAAGAAGGAAGTCTGAAATTGCCCTGGGCATCTCCCTTGCTATCTGGATACTGATTTTGTTGGGAACCATTCCACTGTATCTTGTTAATCAGACAGTGTATATTTCAGACCTTAACATCACTACCTGCCACGATGTGTtgcctgaaaatattttggctCATGACATGTTCAAGTACTTTCTCTCACTTGCAATTGGACTCTTCCTAATTCCAGCTCTCATCACTGCTGTTGCTTACATACTAATGATTAAGACTCTGAATGCTTCAATCTCAGATATAAGCACTGGGAAGAAACGAAAAAGAGCAATCAAGATCATAATTGCTGTCCTGTCCATGTATCTCATATGTTTTACACCAAGCAATGTGCTACTTGTTGTGCACTATCTGCTGCTCAAAAACTATAACCAAAGCTCTCTGTACATGTCATACATAACTGCGCTGTGTCTGTCCACTCTGAACAGTTGTATTGATCCATTCATTTACTATTATATTTCAAAAGACTTCAGAGACAATCTTAAAAATGCTCTTCTTTGCCAAAGTGTGCGAACTACACGGAGGATGCAGGTCTCTCTCTCGTCAGGCAGATACCTCAAGAAATCTAATTCTTACTCTTCGAACTCAAATGGAACCACTAAATCAACCTATTGA